Proteins encoded in a region of the Schaalia hyovaginalis genome:
- a CDS encoding OPT family oligopeptide transporter: MSKPSTSAGASIKELTLRGVAIGGIITLVFTAANVYLGLKAGLTFATSIPAAVISMAVLRSFKDHTVQENNIVQTIASAAGTLSAIIFVLPGLVMIGWWQGFPYWQSVLVIGLGGILGVMYSIPLRRALVTHSDLPYPEGVAGAEVLKVGDTSEGAEESGRGLRAIIWGGLSSAGFAVLGSLKAVGTEIGTAFRVGAGGSMASASLSLALIGVGHLVGLGVGVAMIVGVLISYGVILPILSSGQIADPAGLADTVASVFRSDVRLIGAGTIAVAAVWTLIKLLAPIIGGIRESLASTAKRAAGEQLPLTEQDLSGKVVIGVTVASMLPIGALLWLFLKDTPVGHNALGLILVSILFILLTGLAVASVCGYMAGLIGSSNSPISGVGIIVAIAAALVVKAVHGTVQGDELSALVAYTLFTAAIVFGIATISNDNLQDLKTGQLVGATPWKQQVALVIGVGFGAIIIPPVLNLMSNAFGFQGAANAGPNALAAPQASLITDLITGVFGGDLNWKLLGIGALIGVGVIIIDEVLKKTTKRCSLPGLAVGMGMYLPMAITIMIPIGALLGAIHDRWALTAKNPESAKRLGTLVATGLIVGESLWGVVYAGIVGFSGNDSPLALVPDSFAGAAPWIGAIVFTAIVALLYRRVRKDAQTVA, translated from the coding sequence ATGAGCAAGCCCTCAACCAGTGCCGGTGCGTCGATCAAGGAGCTGACCCTCCGCGGCGTGGCCATCGGCGGCATCATCACCTTGGTCTTCACCGCCGCGAACGTATACCTCGGCCTCAAGGCCGGTCTCACCTTCGCCACCTCGATCCCCGCCGCGGTGATCTCGATGGCGGTCCTGCGCTCCTTCAAGGACCACACGGTCCAGGAGAACAACATCGTCCAGACCATCGCCTCGGCGGCCGGAACCCTCTCCGCGATCATCTTCGTCCTGCCCGGACTCGTGATGATCGGCTGGTGGCAGGGCTTCCCCTACTGGCAGTCCGTGCTCGTCATCGGCCTCGGCGGCATCCTCGGCGTCATGTACTCGATTCCGCTGCGCCGCGCCCTCGTCACCCACTCCGACCTGCCCTACCCCGAAGGCGTGGCCGGAGCGGAGGTCCTCAAGGTCGGCGACACCTCGGAGGGCGCCGAGGAATCCGGACGGGGCCTTCGCGCGATCATCTGGGGCGGCCTCTCCTCGGCGGGCTTCGCCGTCCTCGGCTCCCTCAAAGCGGTGGGGACCGAGATCGGCACGGCCTTCCGGGTCGGCGCGGGCGGCTCGATGGCCTCCGCGTCCCTGTCCCTCGCCCTCATCGGCGTCGGCCATCTCGTGGGCCTGGGCGTCGGCGTGGCGATGATCGTCGGCGTCCTCATCTCCTACGGAGTGATCCTCCCGATCCTCTCCTCCGGTCAGATCGCTGATCCCGCCGGCCTCGCCGACACCGTCGCGAGCGTCTTCCGCTCCGACGTGCGCCTCATCGGCGCCGGTACGATCGCCGTCGCCGCGGTCTGGACGCTCATCAAGCTCCTCGCCCCGATCATCGGGGGCATCCGGGAGTCCCTCGCCTCCACGGCCAAGCGCGCGGCGGGCGAGCAGCTCCCCCTCACCGAGCAGGATCTGTCCGGCAAGGTCGTCATCGGAGTCACCGTCGCCTCGATGCTCCCGATCGGAGCCCTCCTGTGGCTCTTCCTCAAGGACACCCCGGTCGGGCACAACGCCCTCGGCCTCATCCTCGTGTCCATCCTCTTCATCCTCCTCACCGGCCTGGCCGTCGCCTCCGTCTGCGGCTACATGGCGGGCCTCATCGGCTCCTCGAACTCGCCGATCTCAGGGGTCGGCATCATCGTGGCGATCGCGGCGGCGCTCGTCGTCAAGGCCGTGCACGGCACGGTCCAAGGCGACGAGCTCTCCGCACTCGTCGCCTACACCCTCTTCACCGCGGCGATCGTCTTCGGCATCGCGACGATCTCGAACGACAACCTCCAGGACCTCAAGACGGGCCAGCTCGTGGGCGCCACGCCCTGGAAGCAGCAGGTCGCCCTCGTCATCGGCGTGGGCTTCGGCGCGATCATCATTCCGCCCGTCCTCAACCTCATGTCGAACGCCTTCGGCTTCCAGGGCGCCGCCAACGCCGGCCCCAACGCCCTGGCCGCCCCGCAGGCCTCCCTCATCACCGACCTCATCACCGGGGTCTTCGGCGGGGACCTCAACTGGAAGCTCCTCGGCATCGGAGCCCTCATCGGCGTCGGCGTCATCATCATCGACGAGGTCCTGAAGAAGACGACGAAGCGCTGCTCGCTCCCGGGCCTGGCCGTGGGCATGGGCATGTACCTCCCGATGGCCATCACGATCATGATCCCGATCGGCGCGCTCCTCGGCGCGATCCACGACCGTTGGGCCCTCACGGCGAAGAACCCCGAGTCGGCCAAGCGCCTCGGCACGCTCGTCGCCACCGGCCTCATCGTCGGCGAATCCCTCTGGGGCGTCGTCTACGCCGGAATCGTCGGCTTCTCCGGGAACGACTCCCCGCTGGCGCTCGTGCCGGACTCCTTCGCAGGGGCGGCGCCCTGGATCGGCGCGATCGTCTTCACCGCGATCGTGGCGCTCCTCTACCGCCGCGTCCGCAAGGACGCCCAGACCGTCGCCTGA
- a CDS encoding cupin domain-containing protein has product MTQDQGPKPYVVDIEQATLENTNYRTTLWTGTNLQLTVMCIQPGHDIGLEIHEDHDQFLRIESGSGLVQMGPAKDELSFEVEAHDDDAIFIPAGTWHNVTAIGDAPMKVYSIYSPPEHAHGTVHVTYEEAMAAEAAEH; this is encoded by the coding sequence ATGACGCAGGATCAGGGGCCCAAGCCCTACGTCGTCGACATCGAACAGGCGACGCTCGAGAACACGAACTACCGGACGACCCTGTGGACCGGGACGAATCTTCAGCTCACGGTCATGTGCATCCAGCCCGGGCACGACATCGGCCTCGAGATCCACGAGGACCACGACCAGTTCCTCCGCATCGAGTCCGGCTCCGGGCTGGTCCAGATGGGGCCGGCGAAGGACGAGCTCAGCTTCGAGGTCGAGGCGCACGACGACGATGCGATCTTCATCCCGGCCGGTACCTGGCACAACGTCACGGCGATCGGCGATGCTCCGATGAAGGTTTATTCGATCTACTCCCCGCCCGAGCACGCGCACGGCACCGTTCACGTCACCTACGAGGAAGCGATGGCCGCCGAGGCCGCCGAGCACTGA
- the hemW gene encoding radical SAM family heme chaperone HemW, whose protein sequence is MSPAQPDGIAWPKDGRLEAELAEADSGRPLSLYVHVPFCSVRCGYCDFNTYTVGFGPGAEPGSYARSVRAEAELAGRVLAEAGWARRDASTVFIGGGTPTLLEATELARILADLRDVIGIAQDAEVTIEANPDSVDARALAALASAGVTRVSFGMQSAVPSVLAVLDRTHDPARVPEVVAAAKGAGLEVSLDLIYGTPGEGLDDWRRSLDAAIAMEPGHVSAYALVIEEGTKMGAMLARGELPEPDPDDEAAKYELADELLGSAGYRWYEISNFARPRQAEDAAAASDLSRASRHNLAYWRDHDWWGFGPGAHSHVGRYRWWNVKHPGAHAGRLAAGQSPAAAGEVLDEESRRLEKVMLAVRIAEGIGAGEVPAPGAVPALIAEGLIDGRAALEGRIILTLRGRLLADRVTGALMGF, encoded by the coding sequence ATGAGCCCCGCCCAGCCGGACGGCATCGCCTGGCCGAAGGACGGGCGTCTTGAGGCCGAGCTCGCCGAAGCGGACTCCGGCAGGCCGCTCAGCCTCTACGTCCACGTCCCCTTCTGCTCGGTGCGCTGCGGCTACTGCGATTTCAACACCTACACGGTCGGCTTCGGTCCGGGAGCGGAGCCCGGCTCCTATGCGCGGAGCGTGCGCGCCGAGGCCGAGCTCGCCGGCCGCGTCCTGGCCGAGGCCGGATGGGCCCGGCGCGATGCGAGCACCGTCTTCATCGGAGGCGGAACTCCGACGCTCCTCGAGGCGACTGAGCTCGCGCGGATCCTCGCCGATCTGCGCGACGTCATCGGCATCGCGCAGGACGCGGAGGTGACGATCGAGGCCAATCCCGATTCTGTCGATGCCCGGGCGCTCGCGGCCCTCGCCTCGGCGGGGGTGACGCGCGTGTCCTTCGGCATGCAGTCCGCCGTGCCCTCCGTCCTGGCCGTCCTCGACCGGACCCACGATCCGGCTCGGGTCCCCGAGGTCGTCGCCGCCGCGAAGGGCGCGGGGCTCGAAGTCTCCCTGGATCTCATCTACGGGACGCCGGGGGAGGGGCTCGACGATTGGCGCCGCTCCCTCGATGCCGCGATCGCGATGGAGCCCGGTCATGTCTCCGCCTACGCCCTCGTCATCGAGGAGGGGACGAAGATGGGGGCGATGCTCGCCCGCGGTGAACTCCCGGAGCCCGATCCGGACGATGAAGCGGCGAAGTACGAGCTCGCCGATGAACTCCTCGGGAGTGCGGGCTACCGCTGGTACGAGATCTCGAACTTCGCCCGCCCCCGTCAGGCCGAGGACGCCGCTGCGGCCTCGGATCTCAGTCGCGCCTCGAGGCACAATCTCGCCTACTGGCGCGACCATGATTGGTGGGGATTCGGCCCGGGCGCGCATTCGCACGTCGGGCGCTACCGCTGGTGGAACGTCAAGCACCCGGGCGCGCACGCCGGGAGGCTCGCCGCCGGGCAGAGCCCGGCCGCCGCGGGCGAGGTCCTCGACGAGGAATCGCGACGGCTCGAGAAGGTCATGCTCGCGGTGCGGATCGCGGAGGGGATCGGAGCGGGGGAGGTCCCGGCGCCCGGGGCCGTTCCGGCGCTCATCGCCGAGGGGCTCATCGACGGCCGGGCCGCGCTCGAGGGCCGGATCATCCTCACCTTGCGGGGGCGCCTCCTGGCCGATCGGGTGACCGGCGCGCTCATGGGGTTCTGA
- the trmB gene encoding tRNA (guanosine(46)-N7)-methyltransferase TrmB: protein MSGASRRTLEEGVAEGVFLARTKSFMRRTRELPPNLQRTWDEHASRYVIEVERDLGHTTVAAGVRFDPVALFGRRAPLTIEIGSGTGEQIVAAAASHPERDYLAFEVWVPGIAKLISKAVSAGVGNIRVVEADAQLALPIVFDDAIADEVWTFFPDPWRKARHRKRRLVSDSFAPEVARVLVDGGAWRLATDWDDYAWQMRDVIEACELFANPYEGERPDPSDPEPERGGFAPRFAGRVVTHFETRGIDAGRSAHDLVAVRLPRGDEGGTAEPASDGDGSAGR, encoded by the coding sequence GTGAGCGGCGCTTCGCGGCGGACCCTGGAAGAGGGCGTCGCCGAGGGCGTCTTCCTCGCGCGGACGAAGTCCTTCATGCGCCGAACGCGCGAGCTGCCACCCAATCTCCAGCGGACCTGGGACGAGCACGCCTCCCGCTACGTCATCGAGGTCGAGCGCGATCTCGGCCATACGACCGTCGCCGCCGGTGTGCGCTTCGATCCGGTCGCCCTCTTCGGGCGCAGGGCGCCGCTCACGATCGAGATCGGCTCGGGCACCGGCGAGCAGATCGTCGCCGCGGCGGCGTCCCATCCCGAGCGCGACTACCTCGCCTTCGAGGTGTGGGTCCCCGGCATCGCCAAGCTCATCTCGAAGGCGGTGTCCGCGGGGGTCGGCAACATCAGGGTCGTCGAGGCGGACGCCCAACTCGCGCTCCCGATCGTCTTCGACGACGCGATCGCCGACGAAGTGTGGACCTTCTTCCCCGACCCCTGGCGCAAGGCCCGGCACCGCAAGCGCCGCCTCGTCTCCGACTCCTTCGCCCCCGAGGTCGCCCGCGTCCTCGTCGACGGGGGAGCGTGGAGGCTCGCGACCGACTGGGACGACTACGCGTGGCAGATGCGCGACGTCATCGAGGCCTGCGAGCTCTTCGCGAACCCCTACGAGGGCGAGCGCCCCGATCCTTCCGACCCGGAGCCCGAGCGCGGCGGTTTTGCACCGCGTTTCGCGGGGCGCGTGGTGACTCATTTCGAGACGCGCGGCATCGACGCCGGGCGGAGCGCTCACGACCTCGTCGCCGTCCGTCTTCCCCGTGGTGACGAGGGCGGGACCGCGGAGCCTGCGAGCGATGGGGACGGAAGCGCGGGCCGATGA
- the lepA gene encoding translation elongation factor 4, protein MPIPTAAQEAMIRPAHTEQSRIRNFCIIAHIDHGKSTLADRMLQLTGIVGQRDMRDQYLDRMDIERERGITIKSQAVRMPWAVGDEAYALNMIDTPGHVDFTYEVSRSLAACEGAVLLIDAAQGIEAQTLANLYLALENDLAIIPVLNKIDLPGAQPEKYAHEVAQLIGCDEDEVLRVSGKTGEGVTELLDRIVEVVPAPAGDPEGATRAMIFDSVYDTYRGVVTYVRVVDGRLGTRQRVKMMSTGATHELLEIGVISPEPTPSEGIAAGEVGYLITGVKDVRQSRVGDTVTSNVRGADEPLAGYRDPKPMVFSGIYPVDGTDFPDLRDALERLQLNDAALTYEPESSAALGFGFRCGFLGLLHLEIIRERLEREFGLDLIATAPNVVYTVIAEDGSEIRVENPSAFPEGKISEVREPLVEATILTPTDFTGTVMELCQERRGAMKGMDYLSEERVELHYTIPMAEIVFDFFDQLKSRTRGYASLDYQEKGEQVADLVKVDILLNGDRVDAFSAIVHKDAAYAYGQRMTKRLKELIPRQQFEIPVQAAVGARVIARETIKALRKDMLAKCYGGDITRKRKLLEKQKEGKKRMKSIGRVDVPQEAFIAALTSDVPTGKK, encoded by the coding sequence GTGCCGATCCCCACTGCCGCGCAAGAAGCGATGATCCGACCGGCTCACACCGAGCAGTCGCGCATCCGCAACTTCTGCATCATCGCGCATATCGACCATGGCAAGTCGACGCTCGCGGACCGGATGCTGCAGCTCACGGGGATCGTCGGGCAGCGCGACATGCGCGACCAGTACCTCGATCGCATGGACATCGAACGCGAACGGGGCATCACGATCAAGTCCCAGGCCGTGCGCATGCCCTGGGCGGTCGGCGATGAGGCCTACGCGCTCAACATGATCGACACGCCCGGGCACGTCGACTTCACCTACGAGGTCTCCCGATCGCTCGCCGCCTGCGAAGGCGCGGTCCTCCTCATCGACGCGGCTCAGGGCATCGAGGCCCAGACCCTCGCCAACCTGTACCTCGCGCTCGAGAACGACCTCGCGATCATCCCCGTGCTCAACAAGATCGACCTGCCGGGCGCCCAGCCCGAGAAGTACGCCCACGAGGTCGCCCAGCTCATCGGTTGCGATGAGGACGAGGTCCTGCGCGTCTCCGGCAAGACCGGCGAGGGCGTGACCGAGCTCCTCGACCGGATCGTCGAGGTCGTGCCCGCGCCGGCCGGAGACCCCGAGGGCGCGACGAGGGCGATGATCTTCGACTCCGTGTACGACACCTACCGGGGCGTCGTCACCTACGTGCGCGTCGTCGACGGGCGGCTGGGCACGCGTCAGCGCGTGAAGATGATGTCGACGGGCGCGACTCACGAGCTCCTCGAGATCGGCGTGATCTCCCCGGAGCCGACTCCCTCGGAGGGCATCGCCGCGGGCGAGGTCGGGTACCTCATCACGGGCGTGAAGGACGTGCGCCAGTCCCGCGTGGGCGACACCGTGACCTCGAACGTCCGGGGCGCCGACGAGCCCCTGGCCGGTTACCGCGATCCGAAGCCGATGGTGTTCTCCGGGATCTACCCCGTCGACGGCACCGACTTCCCGGATCTGCGCGACGCCCTCGAGCGCCTCCAGCTCAACGACGCGGCGCTCACCTACGAGCCCGAGTCCTCCGCGGCGCTCGGCTTCGGCTTCCGCTGCGGCTTCCTCGGGCTCCTCCACCTCGAGATCATCCGCGAGCGCCTCGAACGCGAGTTCGGCCTCGATCTCATCGCCACCGCCCCCAACGTCGTCTACACGGTGATCGCCGAGGACGGGAGCGAGATCCGCGTCGAGAACCCCTCGGCCTTCCCCGAGGGGAAGATCTCCGAGGTCCGCGAGCCCCTCGTCGAGGCGACCATCCTCACGCCGACCGACTTCACGGGAACGGTGATGGAGCTGTGCCAGGAGCGCCGCGGCGCGATGAAGGGCATGGATTACCTGAGCGAGGAGCGGGTCGAACTCCACTACACGATCCCCATGGCCGAGATCGTCTTCGACTTCTTCGACCAGTTGAAGTCCCGGACCCGCGGCTACGCCTCCCTCGACTACCAGGAGAAGGGCGAGCAGGTCGCCGACCTCGTCAAGGTCGACATCCTCTTGAACGGCGATCGCGTGGACGCCTTCAGCGCGATCGTCCACAAGGACGCCGCCTACGCCTACGGGCAGCGGATGACGAAGCGCCTCAAGGAGCTCATCCCCCGTCAGCAGTTCGAGATCCCCGTCCAGGCGGCGGTCGGCGCGCGGGTCATCGCCCGCGAGACGATCAAGGCCCTGCGCAAGGACATGCTCGCGAAGTGCTACGGCGGTGACATCACCCGCAAGCGCAAGCTCCTGGAGAAGCAGAAGGAGGGCAAGAAGCGGATGAAGTCGATCGGCCGGGTCGACGTACCGCAGGAGGCCTTCATCGCGGCCCTCACCTCCGACGTGCCGACGGGCAAGAAGTGA